Proteins co-encoded in one Acidovorax sp. 69 genomic window:
- a CDS encoding FUSC family protein, translated as MPDNSDSSKESRRPRGATHGASARHLVSPAQWAESVAIGAPPSLRIFAIAGVQAALAVLLAMVATHFSPWPPLVGYASLGALAALFGRFATVERRMRMVVICALLLALGVLLPSLASWAGALPWMMVLVLALVAGASTVAVSWWGLGGPGAVIIVFAAGAAYHPVGSGAEVLARVLATLAGGVVAVLTCLATDRWRAAELKTLRLPPVHVPPWSHQWIAAARITACAALAAWMAFMLGWHYPAWAAIGAVSVLQGGHLHVTMSRALQRMAGTIVGSVIVWAMLAQQPSFWTVVAAIVVFQFLTEVVIGYNYALGQITVTPMALLMTYLASPTAGASMPVERVLDTMLGAVLGIVFAVVFSSLDDRMHLHEHRSKAR; from the coding sequence ATGCCCGATAACAGCGATTCCTCCAAAGAATCCCGGCGCCCGCGCGGCGCTACGCACGGCGCGTCGGCACGCCATCTTGTCAGCCCTGCGCAGTGGGCAGAGAGCGTGGCCATCGGCGCACCGCCCTCGCTGCGCATCTTCGCCATAGCGGGGGTTCAGGCCGCGCTGGCCGTGCTGCTGGCCATGGTGGCCACGCATTTTTCGCCCTGGCCCCCGCTGGTGGGATATGCGTCGCTCGGCGCGCTGGCAGCCTTGTTCGGGCGTTTTGCCACGGTAGAGCGGCGCATGCGTATGGTGGTGATCTGCGCGCTGCTGCTGGCGCTGGGGGTGCTGCTGCCGTCGCTGGCATCGTGGGCTGGCGCGTTGCCGTGGATGATGGTGCTGGTGCTGGCCCTGGTGGCTGGCGCATCCACCGTCGCCGTGTCGTGGTGGGGGCTGGGCGGGCCTGGGGCGGTGATCATCGTGTTTGCGGCCGGGGCGGCCTATCACCCCGTGGGCAGCGGCGCCGAGGTGCTGGCGCGAGTGCTGGCTACATTGGCTGGGGGTGTGGTGGCGGTGTTGACCTGCCTGGCGACCGACCGCTGGCGGGCCGCAGAACTCAAAACCCTGCGCTTGCCACCCGTGCATGTGCCCCCTTGGTCGCACCAGTGGATTGCCGCAGCGCGCATCACCGCCTGCGCTGCACTGGCCGCGTGGATGGCCTTCATGCTCGGCTGGCATTACCCGGCATGGGCGGCGATTGGCGCGGTGTCGGTCCTGCAGGGTGGGCACCTGCACGTCACCATGAGCCGCGCGCTGCAGCGCATGGCGGGCACCATCGTGGGCTCCGTCATCGTCTGGGCCATGCTGGCGCAGCAGCCCTCGTTCTGGACGGTGGTGGCTGCGATCGTGGTGTTTCAGTTTTTGACCGAGGTGGTGATTGGCTACAACTACGCGCTCGGCCAGATCACCGTGACGCCCATGGCGCTGCTCATGACCTACCTGGCATCGCCCACCGCGGGCGCGAGCATGCCGGTCGAGCGGGTGCTGGACACCATGCTGGGCGCGGTGCTGGGCATCGTGTTTGCCGTGGTCTTCTCCAGCCTGGACGACCGCATGCACCTGCATGAGCACCGCAGCAAGGCGCGCTGA
- a CDS encoding UvrD-helicase domain-containing protein — MFPQDPFSGAPDALVPPHSGAPLAASPLLAHLNDEQLAAVTLPAGHALILAGAGSGKTRVLTTRIAWLLQNGYATPGGILAVTFTNKAAKEMVARLSAMLPVNVRGMWIGTFHGLCNRLLRAHHKAAGLSQSFQILDTQDQLSAIKRLCKQHNVDDERFPPKQLSYFIANCKEEGLRPGDVETHDSDARKKVEIYQLYEEQCQREGVVDFGELMLRSYELLRDNDPIREHYQRRFAHILVDEFQDTNKLQYAWLKQLAGNEVDGRFEARGSVIAVGDDDQSIYAFRGARVGNMTDFVREFDVQRQIKLEQNYRSYSNILDSANALISHNSRRLGKNLRTTQGAGEPVRVYEASSDLAEAQWMVDEIKQLVKSDGFDRKEIAVLYRSNAQSRVIESALFNASVPYRVYGGLRFFERAEIKHALAYLRLLENPHDDTSFTRVVNFPPRGIGARSIEVLQDAARAAGCSLHDAVSAVPGKAGSNLGAFVAMVDVLREQTQGLNLRGIIEQMLESTGLVEHFRTEKEGADRIENLQELVNAAESFVTQEGFGRDAVALPLDEHGTPLAQSAVSQGLDPDAPVLDEPLKPTIPGIVDIDTGETLSPLAAFLTHAALEAGDNQAQAGQDAVQLMTVHASKGLEFDAVFIGGMEEGLVPHENSANERDGLEEERRLMYVAITRARKRLYLSHSQTRMLHGQTRYNIKSRFFDELPEAALKWITPKQQGFGSYAPNSGAGGAYGSSARGQFGFKSETFASPPVPVQKTAPSHGLRAGINVFHTKFGEGKVLAIEGTGDDARAQVNFPRHGTKWLALSVAKLTVVE; from the coding sequence ATGTTCCCACAAGACCCGTTTTCGGGTGCACCAGACGCCCTGGTGCCCCCACACTCCGGTGCGCCCTTGGCCGCATCGCCCCTTCTGGCCCATCTGAACGACGAGCAACTGGCTGCCGTCACCCTGCCTGCGGGCCACGCGCTCATCTTGGCGGGGGCCGGATCTGGCAAGACGCGGGTGCTCACCACCCGCATCGCCTGGCTGCTGCAAAACGGCTACGCCACGCCCGGCGGCATCCTGGCAGTCACCTTTACCAACAAGGCCGCCAAGGAAATGGTGGCCCGCCTGTCGGCCATGCTGCCGGTGAACGTGCGCGGCATGTGGATTGGCACCTTCCACGGCCTGTGCAACCGGCTCTTGCGCGCGCACCACAAGGCGGCTGGGCTGTCGCAGTCGTTCCAGATTCTGGACACGCAAGACCAGCTCTCGGCCATCAAGCGCCTGTGCAAGCAGCACAACGTGGACGATGAGCGCTTTCCGCCCAAGCAGCTTTCATATTTCATCGCCAACTGCAAGGAAGAGGGCCTGCGCCCCGGCGATGTGGAGACGCACGACAGCGACGCGCGCAAGAAGGTCGAGATCTACCAGCTCTACGAAGAACAATGCCAGCGCGAAGGCGTGGTGGACTTTGGCGAGCTGATGCTGCGCAGCTACGAGCTGCTGCGCGACAACGACCCCATCCGCGAACACTACCAGCGCCGTTTTGCGCACATTCTGGTCGATGAGTTCCAGGACACCAACAAGCTGCAGTACGCCTGGCTCAAGCAGCTGGCCGGCAACGAGGTGGATGGGCGTTTTGAAGCGCGCGGCAGCGTGATTGCCGTGGGCGACGACGACCAGAGCATCTACGCCTTTCGCGGTGCGCGCGTGGGCAACATGACCGACTTTGTGCGCGAGTTCGATGTGCAGCGCCAGATCAAGCTGGAGCAAAACTACCGCAGCTACAGCAACATCCTCGACTCGGCCAACGCCCTCATCAGCCACAACAGCCGCCGCCTGGGCAAGAACCTGCGCACCACGCAGGGCGCGGGCGAGCCGGTGCGCGTGTACGAGGCCAGCTCGGACCTGGCCGAAGCGCAGTGGATGGTCGACGAGATCAAGCAGCTGGTGAAGAGCGACGGTTTCGACCGCAAGGAAATCGCCGTGCTCTACCGCAGCAATGCGCAAAGCCGGGTGATCGAATCAGCGCTGTTCAATGCCAGCGTGCCCTACCGCGTGTACGGCGGCCTGCGGTTCTTTGAACGCGCTGAAATCAAGCACGCGCTGGCCTACCTGCGTTTGCTGGAGAACCCACACGACGACACCAGCTTCACCCGCGTGGTCAATTTTCCGCCGCGCGGCATCGGCGCGCGCAGCATCGAGGTGCTGCAAGACGCGGCCCGCGCTGCTGGTTGCTCGCTGCACGACGCCGTGAGCGCCGTGCCCGGCAAGGCCGGGTCCAATCTGGGCGCGTTTGTCGCCATGGTCGATGTGCTGCGCGAGCAGACCCAAGGGCTGAACCTGCGCGGCATCATCGAGCAGATGCTCGAATCCACGGGTCTGGTGGAGCACTTTCGCACCGAAAAGGAAGGTGCTGACCGCATCGAGAACTTGCAGGAACTGGTCAACGCTGCCGAGAGTTTTGTCACGCAAGAAGGCTTTGGCCGCGACGCGGTGGCTTTGCCGCTGGACGAGCACGGCACGCCACTCGCACAAAGTGCCGTCAGCCAAGGCCTGGACCCCGACGCGCCCGTGCTGGACGAGCCGCTGAAACCAACGATCCCCGGCATCGTGGACATCGACACCGGCGAAACCCTCTCGCCCCTGGCCGCCTTCCTCACCCACGCCGCGCTGGAGGCGGGTGACAACCAGGCCCAGGCTGGGCAAGACGCCGTGCAACTGATGACTGTGCACGCGAGCAAGGGCCTGGAGTTCGACGCCGTGTTCATCGGTGGCATGGAAGAGGGCCTGGTGCCACACGAGAACTCCGCCAACGAACGCGATGGCCTGGAGGAAGAGCGCCGCCTGATGTATGTGGCCATCACCCGTGCCCGCAAACGCCTGTACCTGAGCCATTCGCAAACGCGCATGCTGCACGGCCAGACGCGCTACAACATCAAGAGCCGCTTCTTCGACGAACTGCCCGAGGCCGCGCTCAAGTGGATCACGCCCAAGCAGCAAGGATTTGGCTCGTACGCTCCTAATTCAGGAGCTGGTGGCGCTTATGGATCAAGCGCTAGAGGCCAATTTGGCTTCAAATCCGAGACCTTTGCCAGTCCCCCCGTGCCCGTCCAGAAAACCGCGCCATCGCATGGCCTGCGCGCCGGCATCAACGTGTTCCACACCAAGTTCGGTGAAGGCAAAGTGCTGGCCATCGAAGGCACGGGCGACGACGCGCGTGCGCAGGTCAACTTCCCGCGCCACGGCACCAAGTGGCTCGCACTGAGTGTGGCGAAGCTCACGGTGGTGGAGTGA
- a CDS encoding NAD(P)-dependent oxidoreductase, which translates to MTTTPLRIAVLGIGMMGLPMARRLSEAGHRVHVWNRTRAKAEPLVRHGITVDNTPAEAVREADVVISLLENGPVVGHVLFDLAAARSMRKDALFVDMASIQPSEARDHAARLGELGVAHLDAPVSGGTVGAEAGTLAIMVGGRSEDFARAQPVFEHLGRATHVGPHGAGQLAKLANQMIVGITIGAVAEALLFAAKGGADMAKVREAIGGGFADSRILQLHGQRMVERDFAPRGRMAVQLKDLRNAMATARETGFDAPITALFEALYAEGVEHGLGELDHSGLFVELASRNAMQ; encoded by the coding sequence ATGACCACTACACCGCTACGCATCGCCGTCCTCGGCATTGGCATGATGGGACTGCCCATGGCACGCCGTCTGAGCGAAGCGGGCCACCGGGTACACGTCTGGAACCGCACCCGCGCCAAGGCTGAGCCCTTGGTCCGCCACGGCATCACCGTGGACAACACACCCGCAGAAGCTGTTCGGGAGGCTGACGTCGTTATCAGCCTGCTCGAAAACGGGCCTGTCGTGGGCCATGTGCTGTTCGACCTGGCTGCCGCGCGGTCCATGCGCAAAGACGCGCTGTTTGTGGACATGGCCTCCATCCAGCCCAGCGAGGCGCGTGACCACGCCGCACGCCTGGGAGAACTGGGCGTAGCCCACCTGGACGCTCCTGTCTCCGGCGGCACCGTCGGCGCAGAAGCAGGCACGCTCGCCATCATGGTGGGCGGCCGGTCCGAAGACTTTGCTCGCGCTCAACCCGTGTTTGAGCACCTGGGCCGCGCCACCCATGTAGGCCCCCACGGTGCGGGGCAACTGGCCAAGCTTGCGAATCAGATGATTGTGGGCATCACCATCGGTGCCGTCGCAGAGGCCCTTCTTTTTGCAGCCAAGGGCGGCGCAGACATGGCCAAGGTCCGTGAAGCCATTGGCGGAGGCTTTGCTGACAGTCGCATCCTGCAGTTACACGGCCAACGCATGGTGGAGCGCGACTTTGCCCCGCGCGGCCGAATGGCCGTTCAACTGAAAGACCTGCGCAACGCAATGGCCACAGCCCGAGAAACTGGCTTCGACGCCCCCATCACCGCGCTGTTCGAGGCCCTCTATGCAGAAGGTGTCGAGCATGGGCTGGGTGAACTGGACCACAGCGGCCTGTTCGTCGAGCTGGCCAGCCGCAACGCGATGCAATAA
- a CDS encoding GMP reductase, producing the protein MEIFDYDNVLLLPRKCRVESRSECDASVELGGRSFRIPVVPANMKTVVDEKICAWMAQNGYFYVMHRFDLDNLQFVKDMHAKGCYASISLGVKQPDYDTVDQLVAEGMTPEYITIDIAHGHADSVKNMIGYLKAKLPKAFVIAGNVATPEAIIDLENWGADATKVGVGPGKVCITKLKTGFGTGGWQLSALKWCARVATKPIIADGGIRSHGDIAKSIRFGASMVMIGSLFAGHEESPGKTVEVDGALFKEYYGSASDFNKGEYKHVEGKRILEPIKGSLAGTLVEMEQDVQSSISYAGGKKLMDIRKVNYVILGGDNAGEHLLM; encoded by the coding sequence ATGGAAATCTTCGACTACGACAACGTTCTGCTGCTGCCACGCAAGTGCCGTGTGGAGAGCCGCTCGGAATGCGACGCCAGCGTAGAACTGGGCGGCCGCTCGTTCCGCATCCCGGTGGTGCCAGCCAACATGAAAACCGTGGTGGACGAAAAAATCTGTGCCTGGATGGCCCAGAACGGTTACTTCTACGTGATGCACCGGTTTGACCTGGACAACCTCCAGTTCGTGAAGGACATGCATGCCAAGGGATGCTATGCCTCCATCTCGCTCGGTGTCAAACAACCGGACTACGACACCGTGGACCAGTTGGTGGCCGAAGGCATGACGCCCGAATACATCACCATCGACATCGCGCACGGCCATGCCGACAGCGTGAAGAACATGATCGGCTACCTCAAGGCCAAGCTGCCCAAGGCCTTCGTGATTGCTGGCAACGTGGCCACGCCCGAGGCGATCATTGACCTGGAAAACTGGGGTGCCGACGCTACCAAGGTCGGCGTGGGCCCAGGCAAGGTGTGCATTACCAAGCTCAAGACCGGTTTTGGCACGGGCGGCTGGCAACTCTCAGCGCTCAAGTGGTGCGCGCGCGTAGCCACCAAACCCATCATTGCCGACGGGGGCATCCGCAGCCATGGCGACATCGCCAAGAGCATCCGCTTCGGCGCCAGCATGGTGATGATCGGCTCACTGTTCGCGGGCCATGAGGAATCCCCCGGCAAGACGGTAGAGGTCGATGGCGCGCTGTTCAAGGAGTACTACGGCTCTGCCAGCGACTTCAACAAGGGCGAGTACAAGCATGTCGAAGGCAAGCGCATCCTCGAACCCATCAAGGGCTCACTGGCTGGAACGCTGGTGGAGATGGAGCAGGACGTACAAAGCTCCATCAGCTATGCGGGTGGCAAGAAGCTGATGGACATCCGCAAGGTGAACTATGTGATTTTGGGCGGCGACAACGCGGGTGAACACCTGCTGATGTAA
- a CDS encoding PhoX family phosphatase, whose translation MTQPTMPTRRKALQLLAGVPMLPLSASASAALLSACGGGGDSAPSFVSASFTSMAAPTLASAAAMATTTVGSTLNIKLSDDSVRSFQLAYQPFFVTGDMVSDGKGGTILSGGYYDINNKPIIDSTVVGKERHFYSDAPDGTSLLTVANPTVTGLKGKAVFAVVQFEYTTWAQDGKSDMYGKLPSPIAVLTLDQDQTTGKLSLVNYHNVDTSKVHGLWITCGASLSPWGTHLSSEEYEPDAFSIASNTMFQAYSKNLYGDAAKANPYHYGHMPEVTVNADGTGSIKKHYCMGRISHELVQVMPDNRTALMGDDATNSAYFVFVADKEKDLSSGTLYAAKVGSGFSIDPKATTAAALTWIKLGSATSAEIENLANTLKPTDIMTVVSKDPSDASYTKIVANGKTEWIKINAGMEKAAAFLETHRYAAFMGASLGFTKMEGTTVNIKDKVAYSALQNIQSSMVAGNAANVPGNGISVPKQLVAGAVMALNLKGGQKDTAGAAINSEWMPVDTKALLAGEDITADALGNTANPNTIANPDNLKFSEKMRTLFIGEDSGQHVNNFLWAYNVDTKQLSRVMSIPAGGESTGLHAVDEINGWTYIMSNFQHAGDWGAIHSVVKDTLDPLVKANYKNKSGAAVGYLTGTPTQMKLG comes from the coding sequence ATGACCCAACCGACGATGCCCACCCGCCGCAAAGCCCTGCAACTGCTGGCGGGCGTTCCCATGCTTCCACTCAGCGCCAGCGCGTCGGCAGCCTTGCTGTCTGCCTGCGGCGGCGGCGGCGACTCCGCACCCAGCTTTGTCTCGGCCAGCTTCACCTCGATGGCCGCACCAACGCTCGCATCTGCGGCTGCCATGGCCACCACCACGGTGGGCTCCACGCTGAACATCAAGCTCAGCGATGACTCCGTGCGGTCGTTCCAGCTGGCCTACCAACCCTTCTTCGTGACGGGTGACATGGTCTCCGACGGCAAGGGCGGCACCATCCTGTCGGGTGGGTACTACGACATCAACAACAAGCCCATCATCGACAGCACCGTGGTGGGCAAAGAGCGTCATTTCTACTCCGATGCACCCGACGGCACTTCGCTCTTGACGGTCGCCAACCCAACGGTCACCGGCCTCAAGGGCAAGGCCGTGTTTGCCGTGGTGCAGTTTGAATACACCACCTGGGCGCAAGACGGCAAGAGCGACATGTACGGCAAGCTGCCTTCACCCATCGCCGTGCTGACCCTTGACCAGGACCAGACCACCGGCAAGCTGAGCCTGGTGAATTACCACAACGTGGACACCTCCAAGGTGCATGGCCTGTGGATCACCTGCGGCGCCAGCCTGTCGCCCTGGGGCACGCACCTGTCGAGCGAGGAGTACGAGCCCGATGCCTTCAGCATCGCCAGCAACACCATGTTCCAGGCCTACAGCAAGAACCTGTATGGCGACGCCGCCAAAGCCAACCCGTACCACTACGGCCACATGCCGGAAGTGACGGTGAACGCCGACGGCACGGGCAGCATCAAGAAGCACTACTGCATGGGCCGCATCTCGCACGAACTGGTGCAGGTCATGCCCGACAACCGCACCGCGCTGATGGGCGACGACGCCACCAACAGCGCCTACTTCGTGTTCGTGGCAGACAAGGAAAAAGACCTGTCGTCGGGCACGCTGTACGCAGCCAAGGTGGGTAGCGGCTTCTCTATCGACCCCAAGGCCACCACGGCCGCCGCGTTGACCTGGATCAAGCTCGGTTCTGCAACCAGCGCCGAGATCGAGAACCTGGCGAACACGCTCAAGCCCACCGACATCATGACGGTGGTGAGCAAAGACCCCAGCGATGCCTCGTACACCAAGATCGTCGCCAACGGCAAAACCGAGTGGATCAAGATCAACGCCGGCATGGAGAAGGCCGCCGCGTTCCTGGAAACCCATCGCTACGCCGCTTTCATGGGCGCCAGCCTGGGCTTCACCAAGATGGAAGGCACCACCGTCAACATCAAGGACAAGGTGGCTTACTCTGCCCTGCAGAACATCCAGTCGTCCATGGTGGCGGGCAATGCTGCCAACGTACCCGGCAACGGCATCTCGGTGCCCAAGCAACTGGTGGCCGGCGCCGTGATGGCACTGAACCTCAAGGGTGGCCAGAAGGACACCGCAGGTGCAGCCATCAACAGCGAATGGATGCCCGTGGACACCAAGGCATTGCTGGCCGGTGAAGACATCACCGCCGACGCCCTGGGCAACACCGCCAACCCCAACACCATCGCCAACCCGGACAACCTCAAGTTCTCCGAAAAGATGCGCACCCTGTTCATCGGCGAGGACAGCGGCCAGCACGTGAACAACTTCCTGTGGGCCTACAACGTGGACACCAAGCAGCTGTCGCGCGTGATGTCGATCCCTGCCGGCGGCGAATCCACAGGCCTGCACGCCGTGGACGAGATCAACGGCTGGACCTACATCATGAGCAACTTCCAGCACGCCGGTGACTGGGGCGCCATCCACAGCGTGGTCAAGGACACCCTCGACCCGCTGGTCAAGGCCAACTACAAGAACAAGTCGGGTGCGGCCGTGGGGTACCTCACGGGTACGCCGACACAGATGAAGCTGGGCTGA
- the bcsB gene encoding cellulose biosynthesis cyclic di-GMP-binding regulatory protein BcsB codes for MKFRKIHCAPPVWIALVTVGLVSLHHPIADAQATKSSDASAKERAQARQEPNGTRRAIAESATASTRASEQTASPQLPLRRWKVSLKELGVARPIALRGVESEASVGVGVRRDELVEAAKLRLTFTLSPALIPALSHLKVMLNDETLQTIVLDKERLGTPQTVELNIDPRYFTDYNRFRYQFIGHYTMECETPNHSSLWATISNESQLELSLRQIPLRDDLALLPAPFFDARDNRPVNLPFVYGGKPSTGTLKASGSIASWIGMLAGYRGNQFPAFENQLPRQHAVVLATNDNRPSFLQALPAVTEPTLSIVPHPDVAGAKLLLVLGKDDTQLQLAADALALGKAVLSGQTIAVKSLEYPALAKPYDAPRWITTQRPVKLAELVPSAADLQLRGSVLNDTVNIYTRMAPDLFTWNAKGVPLNLTYRYTPNSVSDHGALNISINNQFIQSYPLQSREDRTSSKSTVMLPLFDDGNAQSRSDLKIPAFMIGGDNQLQFAFQIPPNDLGRCKSAPPTELFAAIDPQSTIDLTAFRHYLAMPNLAAYANSGFPFTRVPDLAQTSIILPNQPTTADVEVFLTAVGRMSASTGYPGTRFQLLRSADAEKAGDTDILVISQADSDGLLEKWKSHLPALLAAGARSVQPLERAMGSFIDLFNLESNQRLSASGGQAILHGNGSLAAVTGFESPLSAGRSVVALTATDKEAMALLSLGLNDSGKIKSLRGDLGLMRGDAIESFRIKPVYYVGDLPWWQRLWFHMHSHPLLLALVGIATGLLLTFIVYAALRSMARRRLASRND; via the coding sequence GTGAAATTCAGAAAAATACATTGCGCACCGCCTGTTTGGATTGCACTGGTCACTGTCGGCCTCGTCTCACTTCATCACCCCATTGCCGACGCGCAAGCCACCAAATCAAGCGATGCCTCGGCCAAGGAACGCGCCCAAGCCAGACAGGAACCCAACGGAACGCGCCGCGCGATTGCGGAGAGCGCGACAGCAAGTACCCGGGCATCTGAGCAAACTGCCAGCCCGCAGCTTCCGCTGCGCCGATGGAAAGTCAGCCTGAAGGAACTGGGTGTGGCCCGCCCTATTGCCTTGCGCGGTGTGGAAAGCGAGGCCAGTGTTGGTGTCGGCGTCCGGCGTGACGAACTCGTTGAGGCCGCCAAGCTGCGCTTGACCTTCACGCTCTCGCCCGCCCTGATCCCCGCACTGTCACACCTCAAGGTGATGCTGAACGATGAGACGCTGCAGACCATCGTCCTCGACAAGGAGCGCCTGGGCACGCCGCAGACCGTCGAACTGAACATCGATCCCCGCTACTTCACGGACTACAACCGCTTTCGCTACCAGTTCATCGGCCACTACACGATGGAATGCGAAACACCCAACCACTCCAGTCTGTGGGCCACCATCAGCAATGAAAGCCAATTGGAACTGTCGCTGCGCCAGATCCCCCTGCGCGATGACCTGGCATTGCTGCCCGCACCGTTCTTCGATGCGCGCGACAACCGGCCGGTGAACCTGCCGTTTGTGTACGGCGGCAAGCCCAGCACGGGCACGCTCAAGGCCTCGGGCTCCATTGCCAGCTGGATCGGCATGCTCGCCGGCTACCGGGGCAACCAGTTCCCGGCGTTCGAGAACCAGTTGCCGCGCCAGCATGCTGTGGTGCTGGCCACCAACGACAACCGCCCGTCCTTCCTGCAGGCCCTGCCGGCCGTGACGGAACCCACACTGTCCATCGTGCCCCACCCCGATGTGGCTGGCGCCAAGCTGCTGCTGGTACTGGGCAAGGACGATACCCAGCTGCAACTCGCCGCCGATGCGCTGGCGCTGGGCAAGGCGGTGCTCTCGGGGCAGACGATTGCCGTCAAGTCGCTGGAGTACCCCGCGCTGGCCAAGCCCTATGACGCCCCCCGCTGGATCACCACCCAGCGGCCGGTCAAGCTGGCCGAGCTGGTACCCAGCGCCGCCGATTTGCAGCTGCGCGGCTCGGTGCTCAACGACACGGTCAACATCTACACGCGCATGGCGCCCGACCTGTTCACCTGGAACGCCAAGGGCGTGCCGCTGAACCTGACGTACCGCTACACACCCAACAGCGTGTCGGACCACGGTGCGCTGAACATCTCGATCAACAACCAGTTCATCCAGTCTTACCCACTGCAGTCACGCGAGGACCGCACCAGCAGCAAGAGCACGGTGATGCTGCCGCTGTTCGACGACGGCAATGCACAGTCCCGCTCGGACCTGAAGATCCCGGCCTTCATGATCGGCGGCGACAACCAGTTGCAGTTCGCCTTCCAGATCCCGCCCAACGACCTGGGCCGCTGCAAGTCCGCACCACCGACCGAACTGTTCGCCGCCATCGACCCGCAGTCCACCATCGACCTCACGGCCTTTCGCCACTATCTGGCCATGCCCAACCTGGCGGCCTATGCCAACAGCGGCTTCCCCTTCACCCGGGTGCCCGACCTGGCGCAAACCTCCATCATCCTGCCCAACCAACCCACCACCGCGGACGTGGAAGTGTTCCTCACGGCCGTGGGCCGCATGAGCGCCTCCACCGGTTACCCCGGAACACGCTTTCAGCTGCTGCGCTCAGCGGACGCCGAGAAGGCAGGCGATACCGACATCCTGGTGATCTCTCAGGCGGACAGCGACGGACTGCTCGAAAAATGGAAAAGCCACCTGCCCGCCCTGCTGGCCGCAGGTGCGCGCTCGGTGCAACCGCTGGAGCGCGCCATGGGCTCGTTCATCGACCTGTTCAACCTCGAATCCAACCAGCGCCTGTCGGCCTCGGGCGGCCAGGCCATCCTGCACGGCAATGGGTCGCTGGCGGCTGTCACAGGCTTCGAGTCGCCCCTATCGGCCGGGCGCAGCGTGGTGGCACTCACCGCCACCGACAAAGAAGCCATGGCCCTGCTGAGCCTGGGCCTCAACGACTCCGGCAAGATCAAAAGCCTGCGCGGTGACCTGGGCCTGATGCGCGGTGACGCCATCGAGAGCTTCCGCATCAAGCCCGTGTACTACGTGGGCGACCTGCCCTGGTGGCAGCGCCTGTGGTTCCACATGCACAGCCACCCGCTGCTGCTGGCCCTGGTGGGCATTGCCACCGGCCTGTTACTGACCTTCATCGTCTATGCCGCGCTGCGCAGCATGGCCCGCCGCCGGCTGGCTTCGCGCAATGACTGA
- a CDS encoding alpha/beta hydrolase has protein sequence MTLSSHDPAWLERMYNNRALVPDHMDYFQRWAQDSAQVRANVPCVLDLAYGTGPGETLDVFPPAHASGAPAPVLVFIHGGYWRSLDKSDHSFIAPPFTQAGFCVVVVNYALCPGTPEAPVTIPHIVRQMEKALGWVAHHIGEHGGDMRRITVAGHSAGGQLAAMLLTSVWPLIGSGFPDGLVRNALSISGVHDLEPLMYTPMFQSVLHLTEQQVLQCSPARLLEPPTGQLYCAVGGDESPEFLRQNQLMQDAWGSHFVPRSQALPGLHHFSVVDALARPGHDLHHMAQNLLRS, from the coding sequence ATGACCTTGTCCTCTCATGATCCCGCCTGGCTGGAGCGTATGTACAACAACCGCGCGCTGGTGCCAGACCATATGGACTATTTCCAGCGCTGGGCCCAGGATTCGGCCCAGGTCCGGGCCAACGTGCCTTGCGTGCTCGATCTGGCCTATGGGACAGGGCCTGGAGAAACCCTCGATGTTTTCCCCCCTGCACATGCGTCGGGTGCCCCGGCTCCGGTGCTGGTTTTCATCCACGGGGGCTATTGGCGATCGCTCGACAAGTCTGATCACTCGTTCATTGCGCCTCCGTTTACCCAGGCGGGTTTTTGTGTGGTGGTCGTGAACTACGCGCTGTGCCCTGGCACACCCGAAGCGCCTGTCACCATTCCTCACATCGTGCGCCAGATGGAAAAGGCCCTGGGCTGGGTCGCACACCACATTGGAGAACATGGTGGGGACATGAGGCGCATCACGGTGGCGGGGCATTCGGCCGGTGGTCAATTGGCAGCGATGCTGCTGACCAGCGTCTGGCCCTTGATCGGGAGTGGATTTCCTGACGGGCTGGTGCGCAATGCACTGTCCATTTCTGGTGTGCATGATCTTGAGCCCCTCATGTACACCCCTATGTTCCAGTCGGTGCTGCATCTGACGGAACAACAGGTGCTGCAGTGCAGCCCTGCGCGCTTGCTGGAGCCACCCACAGGCCAGTTGTATTGCGCCGTGGGAGGGGATGAAAGCCCCGAGTTCCTGCGGCAGAACCAGCTGATGCAGGACGCCTGGGGCAGTCACTTTGTGCCCCGCAGTCAGGCGCTGCCGGGGTTGCACCACTTCAGCGTTGTGGATGCGCTGGCCAGGCCGGGGCATGACCTGCACCACATGGCGCAAAACCTGTTGCGGTCTTGA